The Pseudomonas orientalis genome contains a region encoding:
- a CDS encoding peptidase U32 family protein, with translation MSLPKHHLELLSPARDVAIAREAILHGADAIYIGGPSFGARHNACNEVSDIAQLVEFARRYHARVFTTLNTILHDNELEPARKLIHQLYDAGVDALIVQDLGVMELDIPPIELHASTQTDIRTLGRAKFLDQAGFSQLVLARELNLQEIRAIADETDAAIEFFIHGALCVAFSGQCNISHAQNGRSANRGDCSQACRLPYTLKDDQGRVVAFEKHLLSMKDNNQSANLHALVEAGVRSFKIEGRYKDMGYVKNITAYYRQRLDEILEDRPDLARASSGRTAHFFLPDPEKTFHRGSTDYFVSDRKIDIGAFDTPTFTGLPVGVVEKAGKRDLQVVTHEPLSNGDGLNVLVKREVVGFRANIAEPKGEFEEDGEKRYRYRVEPNEMPAGLHQLRPNHPLNRNLDHNWQQALLKTSAERRIGLSWVARLREAQLDVTATSEEGISASVALPGPFGVANKPEQALDTLRDLLGQLGTTEYHATRIELDAPQAFFIPNSQLKALRREVIEALTAARVAAHPRGGRKAETTPPPVYPDAHLSFLANVYNQKARDFYHRHGVKLIDAAFEAHEETGEVPVMITKHCLRFSFNLCPKQAKGVTGVKTKVAPMQLIHGDEVLTLKFDCKPCEMHVVGKIKGHILGLPQPGSAVEHFNPENIIFQGTH, from the coding sequence ATGTCCTTGCCCAAGCATCACCTGGAATTGCTCAGCCCTGCCCGCGACGTGGCCATCGCGCGCGAGGCTATCTTGCATGGCGCCGACGCCATTTATATCGGCGGGCCGAGCTTCGGCGCCCGTCATAACGCGTGTAACGAGGTGAGCGATATCGCTCAACTGGTGGAATTCGCCCGCCGTTACCATGCCCGCGTGTTCACCACCCTCAACACTATCCTGCATGACAACGAACTGGAGCCGGCCCGCAAGCTGATCCACCAGCTCTATGACGCCGGTGTGGACGCGCTGATCGTGCAAGACCTGGGCGTGATGGAGCTGGATATTCCGCCCATCGAGCTGCACGCCAGCACCCAGACCGATATTCGCACCCTGGGCCGGGCAAAGTTTCTCGACCAGGCCGGTTTCTCGCAGTTGGTGCTCGCCCGCGAGCTGAACCTGCAAGAGATCCGCGCCATCGCCGATGAGACCGACGCCGCCATCGAGTTCTTCATCCATGGCGCCCTGTGCGTGGCGTTCTCCGGGCAGTGCAATATCTCCCACGCGCAGAACGGCCGCAGCGCCAACCGCGGCGACTGCTCCCAGGCGTGCCGCCTGCCGTACACCTTGAAAGACGATCAGGGCCGCGTCGTTGCCTTTGAAAAACACCTGCTGTCGATGAAGGACAACAACCAGAGCGCCAACCTGCACGCGCTGGTCGAAGCCGGCGTGCGTTCGTTCAAGATCGAAGGCCGCTACAAGGACATGGGCTATGTGAAGAACATCACCGCCTACTACCGCCAGCGTCTGGACGAAATCCTCGAAGACCGCCCGGACCTGGCTCGCGCTTCCAGCGGGCGTACCGCGCACTTCTTCCTGCCCGATCCGGAAAAAACCTTCCACCGTGGCAGTACCGACTACTTTGTCAGCGACCGCAAGATCGACATCGGTGCCTTCGATACCCCAACCTTCACCGGCCTGCCGGTGGGTGTGGTGGAAAAAGCCGGCAAGCGCGATTTGCAAGTGGTCACCCACGAGCCGCTGTCCAACGGCGACGGTCTCAATGTGCTGGTCAAGCGTGAAGTGGTGGGGTTTCGTGCCAACATCGCAGAACCCAAGGGCGAATTCGAGGAAGACGGCGAGAAGCGCTACCGCTACCGCGTCGAACCCAACGAAATGCCAGCCGGCCTGCATCAGTTGCGCCCCAACCACCCGCTCAACCGCAACCTGGACCATAACTGGCAACAGGCACTGCTCAAGACCTCGGCCGAACGCCGTATCGGCCTGTCCTGGGTGGCGCGCCTGCGTGAAGCACAGTTGGACGTCACCGCCACCAGCGAAGAAGGCATCAGCGCCAGTGTCGCCCTGCCCGGCCCGTTCGGCGTGGCCAACAAGCCGGAACAGGCCCTGGACACCCTGCGCGACCTGCTGGGCCAGCTCGGCACCACCGAGTACCACGCCACCCGCATCGAGCTGGACGCGCCGCAGGCGTTCTTCATCCCCAACTCGCAACTCAAGGCGCTGCGCCGTGAAGTGATCGAGGCACTGACCGCCGCTCGCGTGGCCGCACACCCACGTGGCGGGCGCAAGGCCGAGACCACGCCGCCGCCGGTGTACCCGGATGCGCACCTGTCGTTCCTGGCCAACGTCTACAACCAGAAAGCCCGCGACTTCTACCACCGTCACGGGGTGAAGCTGATCGATGCGGCCTTCGAAGCCCATGAAGAAACCGGCGAAGTGCCGGTGATGATCACCAAGCACTGCCTGCGGTTCTCGTTCAACCTGTGCCCCAAACAGGCCAAGGGTGTGACGGGCGTGAAAACCAAGGTGGCGCCGATGCAGTTGATCCATGGCGACGAGGTCCTGACGCTGAAGTTCGACTGCAAACCGTGCGAGATGCACGTGGTCGGCAAGATCAAGGGGCACATCCTCGGATTGCCGCAGCCGGGCAGCGCCGTCGAGCATTTCAACCCGGAAAACATCATCTTTCAGGGCACGCACTGA
- a CDS encoding LysR family transcriptional regulator, with product MDYFAALTAFVEAAEGNNFSRAAERLGIKASTVSRYVKDLEQDLGIALFNRSTRTLYLTEGGQTFLTHARRVLDELEHAKAATSALNQHPRGLLKLNLPPAFARHHILPALNDFRLRYPQISVELVLDNAQVNLIHAGVDLAIRIGLLADSTLKARKLCDGHYRLVVSPAFALQHPPPSTPTDLAGVPAVLGTSAVSDMTFVHDDRTSSLVHGDCIRINDLDAQLIAARQGLGFALLPDWLVARSLKAGELVVWLPQWRIQGVEQAFAVWFVYPPKRIVSSKVRCFIDFIVERLGETPDWT from the coding sequence TTGGACTATTTCGCCGCCCTGACCGCCTTCGTCGAAGCCGCCGAAGGCAACAACTTTTCCCGCGCCGCCGAGCGCCTGGGCATCAAGGCCTCCACCGTTTCACGCTACGTGAAGGACCTTGAGCAGGACCTGGGCATCGCGCTGTTCAATCGTTCCACACGCACCCTGTACTTGACCGAAGGCGGCCAGACGTTCCTGACGCACGCCCGCCGAGTGCTCGATGAACTGGAACACGCCAAGGCGGCGACGTCGGCGCTGAACCAACACCCGCGCGGGTTATTGAAGCTCAACCTGCCGCCGGCCTTTGCCCGTCATCATATCCTTCCGGCCTTGAACGACTTTCGCCTGCGCTACCCGCAAATCAGCGTTGAGCTGGTGCTGGATAACGCCCAGGTCAACCTGATTCATGCCGGCGTCGATCTGGCCATCCGCATCGGCCTGCTGGCCGACTCCACCTTGAAAGCGCGCAAACTCTGCGACGGCCACTACCGCCTGGTGGTCAGCCCGGCATTCGCCCTGCAGCACCCGCCGCCTTCGACGCCCACCGATCTTGCCGGTGTGCCTGCGGTACTGGGTACAAGTGCCGTGAGCGATATGACCTTTGTCCACGACGACCGAACATCGTCGTTGGTACATGGCGATTGCATCCGGATCAATGACCTGGACGCGCAACTGATCGCCGCGCGCCAGGGATTGGGCTTTGCGCTGTTGCCGGACTGGCTGGTGGCGCGCAGTCTCAAGGCCGGCGAGCTGGTGGTGTGGCTGCCGCAGTGGCGCATCCAGGGCGTCGAGCAGGCGTTTGCCGTGTGGTTCGTCTACCCGCCCAAGCGCATCGTGTCGTCCAAGGTCCGGTGCTTTATCGACTTTATCGTTGAACGCCTGGGCGAGACACCGGACTGGACCTGA
- a CDS encoding isocitrate lyase/PEP mutase family protein has product MPKISHSALRRNFRELLAKPICVETASVFDPMSARIAADLGFEVGILGGSVASLQVLAAPDFALITLSEFVEQATRIGRVAQLPFIADADHGYGNALNVMRTVEELERAGVAALTIEDTLLPAQFGRKSTDLISVEEGIGKVKAALEARVDPELSIIARTNAGVLPTEDVIARTQAYEKAGADGICMVGVKDFDHLEKIAENLKVPLMLVTYGNPQLHDSERLASLGVRIVVAGHGAYFAAIKATYDSLRAQRQLTHSTSNLSATELTHTYTLPESYVAWAEEFMDVKE; this is encoded by the coding sequence ATGCCCAAGATTTCTCACTCAGCGCTGCGCCGCAACTTCCGTGAACTGCTTGCCAAGCCTATCTGTGTCGAAACCGCCTCGGTTTTCGACCCCATGTCCGCGCGTATCGCGGCTGACCTGGGCTTTGAGGTCGGTATCCTCGGCGGCTCCGTCGCCTCCCTGCAGGTACTGGCGGCACCCGACTTTGCGTTGATTACCCTGAGTGAGTTCGTCGAGCAGGCCACCCGTATCGGCCGTGTCGCACAGTTGCCGTTCATTGCCGACGCCGACCACGGCTACGGCAACGCCCTCAACGTGATGCGCACGGTTGAAGAACTGGAACGCGCCGGCGTTGCGGCGCTGACCATCGAAGACACCCTGCTGCCTGCGCAGTTCGGGCGTAAGTCCACGGATCTGATCTCCGTCGAGGAAGGCATCGGCAAGGTCAAGGCGGCCCTCGAAGCGCGGGTCGACCCTGAACTGTCGATCATTGCGCGCACCAATGCCGGTGTACTGCCCACCGAAGACGTGATCGCCCGCACCCAGGCCTATGAAAAGGCCGGCGCCGACGGGATCTGCATGGTCGGCGTCAAAGACTTCGACCACCTGGAAAAAATCGCCGAAAACCTTAAGGTCCCGCTGATGCTGGTGACCTACGGCAACCCGCAGTTGCATGACAGTGAACGCCTGGCGAGTCTTGGCGTGCGCATCGTGGTGGCCGGGCATGGCGCCTACTTTGCCGCGATCAAGGCCACTTACGACAGCCTGCGCGCGCAACGCCAGCTCACCCACAGCACGTCGAACCTCAGTGCCACGGAGTTGACCCACACCTACACATTGCCGGAAAGCTATGTGGCGTGGGCTGAAGAATTCATGGATGTGAAAGAGTAA
- a CDS encoding LLM class flavin-dependent oxidoreductase, which yields MTQRQLKLGALTMGSGGPGRHNLWLDPQLPADASVNIDWYIDIARQAEAALFDLIFIVDSQFITPGSPSHYLNRLEPLTLLSALAVSTRHIGLVGTLTTSYNAPYNVARRLASLDLISKGRAGWNVVTSGDAGTAGNYSRDEHYDYTTRYSRAAEHVQVVQGLWNSYEDDAFVRDRATGQFLDPSKLHSLNHQGEHFSVVGPLNIQRSPQGQPVIFQAGDSQQGRDLGAATADVIFTHAASIEQGQAFYRDIKGRAVASGRDPEQLLIMPGAEVYVGDTDAHAREIEQHYHQVDHSFELALKEFGRNFGWHDFSQYDLDAPFPQESLEAARSSFFTAAKRIADQAREKGFTLRQAVEFGRQLRPGAFTGTADTVAQKMADWLQARAVDGFNIYIGHPEQFARFTREVIPLLQERGVYRTAYEGTTLRESLGLDIAPFARR from the coding sequence ATGACCCAACGACAGCTCAAACTGGGCGCCTTGACCATGGGCAGCGGTGGGCCGGGCCGCCACAACCTGTGGCTGGATCCGCAACTGCCCGCCGACGCCAGCGTCAACATCGACTGGTATATCGATATCGCACGTCAGGCCGAGGCGGCGCTGTTCGACTTGATCTTCATCGTCGACAGCCAATTCATCACCCCGGGCTCGCCGTCCCATTACCTCAATCGCCTGGAGCCGCTGACGTTGTTGTCGGCACTGGCCGTCAGCACGCGGCATATCGGCCTGGTCGGTACGCTGACGACTTCGTACAACGCGCCCTATAACGTTGCGCGGCGCCTGGCCTCCCTGGACTTGATCAGCAAAGGCCGGGCCGGCTGGAACGTGGTGACCAGCGGCGACGCCGGCACCGCCGGCAATTACAGCCGTGACGAGCATTACGACTACACCACGCGCTACAGCCGCGCAGCCGAGCACGTGCAGGTGGTGCAAGGGCTGTGGAACTCCTACGAGGACGACGCCTTCGTGCGCGACCGTGCCACCGGGCAATTTCTCGACCCGAGTAAACTGCACAGCCTCAATCATCAGGGTGAACACTTTTCAGTGGTCGGCCCGCTGAATATCCAGCGCTCACCCCAGGGCCAGCCGGTGATATTCCAGGCCGGGGACTCCCAGCAAGGCCGCGACCTGGGCGCCGCGACAGCCGACGTCATCTTCACCCATGCCGCCAGCATCGAGCAGGGCCAGGCGTTTTACCGGGATATAAAGGGCAGGGCAGTGGCCTCAGGCCGTGACCCGGAACAGCTGTTGATCATGCCGGGGGCCGAGGTGTATGTCGGCGACACCGATGCACACGCCCGCGAAATCGAGCAGCATTATCATCAGGTCGACCATAGTTTCGAGCTGGCACTGAAAGAGTTCGGGCGTAATTTCGGCTGGCATGACTTCAGCCAGTACGACCTCGATGCGCCATTTCCTCAAGAAAGCCTGGAAGCTGCGCGCAGCAGCTTTTTCACCGCTGCCAAGCGCATTGCCGACCAGGCCCGCGAGAAAGGCTTCACACTGCGCCAGGCGGTGGAGTTTGGTCGGCAACTGCGTCCGGGAGCCTTCACAGGCACGGCCGACACGGTTGCGCAGAAAATGGCGGATTGGCTGCAGGCCCGCGCCGTGGATGGGTTCAATATCTACATCGGCCACCCCGAGCAATTTGCTCGATTTACCCGGGAGGTCATACCGTTGCTGCAGGAGCGCGGCGTTTACCGGACCGCGTATGAAGGGACGACGTTGCGCGAAAGTCTGGGGTTGGACATTGCGCCGTTTGCGCGGCGTTAA
- a CDS encoding RidA family protein, with amino-acid sequence MANHDLQFTPDPDAGSISSDVIGFNGILVSTQIPTHADGSLELGDITAQSECTLQALKVALEKAGSSMDRVMHLTIYLTDMADRAAFNDVYTRFFAKPWPVRAAVGVAELAVKGMRVEVTAMAAKA; translated from the coding sequence ATGGCAAACCACGATCTGCAGTTCACCCCTGATCCGGATGCAGGGTCCATCTCATCCGACGTGATCGGTTTCAACGGCATCCTGGTGTCCACCCAGATCCCGACCCACGCCGACGGCAGCCTGGAACTGGGCGATATCACGGCGCAAAGCGAATGCACCCTGCAAGCCCTGAAAGTCGCCCTGGAAAAAGCCGGCAGCTCCATGGACCGGGTGATGCACCTGACCATCTACCTCACCGACATGGCTGACCGCGCTGCGTTCAACGACGTGTACACGCGCTTTTTCGCCAAGCCCTGGCCGGTACGAGCTGCGGTGGGCGTTGCCGAACTGGCGGTCAAAGGCATGCGGGTTGAAGTCACCGCGATGGCCGCCAAGGCCTGA
- a CDS encoding ABC transporter substrate-binding protein, with product MRYLTKMAAGLATALICLSAHAQTLVVGDQSYNAQAAMEAAGVLEDLPYTLEWKQFTAGSPVAEALNVGSLDIGLLGDAPVLFLGALGAPIKVIAVSRQNLAGVAILVKQDSPIHSLADLAGKRAAIWKGSWSQQLLLSALDEAGVAPGSLELRYLSALDASHALEGGSVDVIATWEPYVTQQERQGARVLATAEGLIPAQSFIAANAKAVESKRAPISDFLQRLKKARDWARQSPANTNAYADAWAKRTRADADIARVWFARARTTVEPLNAQAPVEAQKTLDFFASQGLVKSFPAASLFDPSFSAALQPAVAQTQP from the coding sequence GTGCGTTACCTGACAAAAATGGCGGCCGGGCTGGCTACCGCATTGATCTGCCTGAGCGCCCACGCGCAAACGCTGGTGGTGGGCGATCAGAGCTACAACGCCCAGGCTGCGATGGAGGCGGCGGGAGTGCTCGAGGACCTGCCCTACACACTGGAATGGAAGCAATTTACCGCCGGATCGCCGGTGGCCGAAGCGCTCAATGTCGGCAGCCTGGATATCGGCCTGCTCGGCGATGCGCCTGTGTTGTTCCTGGGCGCATTGGGCGCGCCGATCAAGGTGATTGCCGTCAGCCGGCAAAACCTGGCGGGCGTGGCCATTCTGGTGAAGCAGGATTCGCCGATCCACAGCCTGGCGGACCTTGCCGGCAAACGCGCCGCCATCTGGAAAGGTTCGTGGAGCCAGCAACTGCTGCTGAGCGCATTAGACGAGGCCGGCGTCGCCCCGGGCTCACTGGAGTTGCGCTACCTCAGTGCACTGGACGCATCCCATGCGCTGGAGGGCGGTTCGGTCGACGTCATCGCCACCTGGGAACCCTATGTCACCCAGCAGGAACGCCAAGGTGCGCGGGTACTGGCAACGGCCGAGGGGTTGATTCCGGCGCAGAGTTTTATCGCCGCCAACGCCAAGGCGGTCGAGAGCAAGCGTGCGCCCATCAGCGACTTTCTTCAGCGCCTGAAAAAAGCCCGCGACTGGGCACGGCAGAGCCCGGCCAACACCAATGCCTACGCCGACGCCTGGGCCAAACGCACCCGCGCCGACGCTGATATCGCGCGCGTCTGGTTTGCCCGGGCGCGTACCACCGTCGAACCGCTGAACGCCCAGGCGCCCGTTGAAGCGCAGAAGACCCTGGACTTTTTCGCCAGCCAGGGCCTGGTCAAGTCGTTCCCGGCCGCCAGCCTGTTCGACCCCTCCTTCAGCGCGGCCCTGCAGCCGGCCGTCGCGCAAACACAGCCCTGA
- a CDS encoding cupin, translating to MNREFDPALSAVNQVDAEYFEYSKAANPISANLIPRIPYHSFPASLYDSGPSRVVPLDLSDALGCEGPATGPGLCANFMRLNRGDTLNLRSNATSQVFYVIAGEGRVVQGQFSIEWSKGCFIALPGLQAAQFSASEDARLYYVHDEPLLRYLGVAANADRFTPTLYPAALANAKLREAADDPRAQDRSRISILLGNRNFPQTRTVTHVLWAMYGILPAGSVQKPHRHQSIALDFIIDCPPGCYSLVGTELEPGGQIRNPVRVDWTPGLAFVTPPGYWHAHFNESDTEAFLIPIQDAGLQTYLRALDIRFS from the coding sequence ATGAACCGTGAATTCGATCCCGCCCTGAGCGCTGTCAACCAAGTGGACGCCGAATACTTCGAGTACAGCAAGGCGGCCAATCCCATCAGCGCCAATCTCATCCCGCGCATTCCCTACCACAGCTTTCCCGCCTCGCTGTACGACAGCGGCCCGTCGCGCGTGGTACCGCTGGACCTCAGCGACGCCCTGGGTTGTGAAGGCCCGGCGACCGGTCCGGGGCTGTGCGCGAACTTCATGCGGCTTAATCGCGGCGATACGCTCAACCTGCGGTCCAACGCCACTTCGCAGGTGTTCTACGTGATCGCCGGGGAGGGCCGGGTGGTTCAGGGCCAGTTCTCGATTGAATGGTCAAAGGGCTGCTTTATCGCGCTGCCCGGCTTGCAGGCGGCGCAGTTCAGCGCCAGCGAGGATGCGCGTCTCTACTATGTGCACGATGAACCGCTGCTGCGTTACCTGGGCGTTGCAGCCAACGCCGATCGATTCACCCCGACCCTGTACCCGGCGGCACTGGCCAACGCCAAGTTGCGTGAAGCGGCCGATGATCCGCGCGCCCAGGATCGCAGTCGCATCAGTATCCTGCTGGGTAACCGCAACTTCCCCCAGACCCGCACCGTGACCCATGTGCTGTGGGCGATGTATGGAATTCTGCCGGCCGGCTCGGTGCAAAAGCCCCATCGGCATCAGTCGATTGCCCTGGATTTCATCATTGATTGCCCGCCGGGTTGCTACTCCCTGGTGGGAACGGAGCTGGAGCCGGGCGGGCAGATTCGCAACCCGGTGCGGGTCGACTGGACGCCCGGCCTCGCCTTCGTGACGCCGCCCGGGTATTGGCATGCGCACTTCAACGAATCCGACACCGAAGCGTTCCTGATCCCGATCCAGGACGCAGGGCTGCAAACCTACCTGCGCGCCCTGGATATTCGCTTCAGTTGA